In the Channa argus isolate prfri chromosome 19, Channa argus male v1.0, whole genome shotgun sequence genome, AGTACGTTACTTCCTCATTAcagcatgacacacacacagtacagcatTAGATCAAAGACTGATGACACATCACATTTCCAATCAGTTTAAccatttcattcattctctACACATGTGATTCATTTTGATAAGAACTTTAAAAACTAGCACAAtgtaatcattttcatttttcatagaATCAGCTGTAATAATGATACATTCAGTAGTAATCACACATCTTCATGTTATACTTCCTTAATGATCAACCTTActtatacatttttcttttaatcaacgTGTCAAAATCAACCTCCTGTTGATCTCCTGTTATTATCAGATCCATGATGTTGCTCCTCTGCATCCTGGGTCTTATTCCAGGTTTTTAGAGACACACAGCGGATGCAGTCAATCTATTCTGGCTCTTTACTTGGACAATGGGCCTGTCATGGTTCTCCCTATCCCTTGGTTGTCTTTTCCTCTGGGATGGTTTTGGTGACTGTGACCCACTCAGCAGAAACACTGCAGTGATGTGTTCAATACTCAACAttaatgtttgaatttgtttcagTATGattattgttcatttttgtcagtgtgattaatgtaatatttaaagatTACTGTATGAAGTACTTAGGTTTGCAGGTAATGGATTGAAATATTTACAGATAGTTTTCCTCAAATATAAAAACCCACTGAACCTGTTCTGTAGAATCACAGGAAGTCGGCTAAACAGGGAAGTTAATTGTTCAGTTTGTTGAACTTCTGCTCAGTTTTCTAAACTGACACACTGTCACTTCACATTACTGCTATTTCTGCTttgatgtgaatgtgtttggtaagaaaacatttttaaggattttaCTTTTTGCCTTGTTAACAGATATTTTTACGACATTGTAACTTTCACTGAAAAGACgtattttatgtttgtcatCAGGTTTATGATGTTAATTTAAACTTGGTAGTGAAAAGGTGCCTTAAAAGTTTATGCCAagacaaaaaatgcaaaacaaggaaaacaccatttgttttttctttgacctTTTAACTAAATGTTACTTTGATGAACTTTAATATGTTTGTGAATCCAGCTGATGAGTTTGGTGGCAGCTGTCACTGTGAACATGGTGACAGTCATCGTCTTACTgggtgttttctttctttcaggtgAGCTGTTTGTTCAGACATCattgacatttttatctttttattcatttatataaacattatcatctattttgtctttctcttaaCTGAATTATTTGAAGATATTTTCTTAACTGTTGGTtgtctgatttttaaaatagtaaaaaaaagaaccatATGGAACAAAACATTGTATGTTTTACCTTTGATGATATTTTCCATATTGTGTCAATCACatcattttaacaataaaactcTTTTTACAGGAGCTTTGGCTGCTTGTCCTCAGGATTCACACCTCTTCATCACTGCACCACAAGTGATGGAAGCACTGAGTGGATCCTGTTTGTTGATCCCATGTAACTTTAGGGCTGAATCAGGAGATGGAAACCTCTTTGACAACACTAGACAAGTCTTTGGAGTGTGGATTAAAAGTAATTCAGATCAAAACAATGTGATCTTCAACAGCAGTGGGACAGTTACCAAATATCCAATGAGCATCATTGGAAACCTGAGTGACAAAAACTGCACCACTCTGTTTTCTAAGTTAACCACAAactacacagacacatactACTTCAGAATCGTGAACTGGCCGTACAGAGGAACAGCTGTTTGTGATCCTCTTCAAATAAATGTTACCGGTAAGAAAGATTTCTATTTAattcctctctctctggctgCAGTGATAGGAATTCTCTCTGCCATCTCAGACTCTCAAATCAAACAATATGAGCTTATAATGACAAAGACTCCAAATGACTCGTGACCTTGAAGTTCACTTCGTCtgcgtctgtctgtctgagccatgtgcacagacagaagGAGGTGAGATGAAGCAGTTCAAAGCAGCTGCTGGTCTCACTGAGGACTCTGGCAGAGCTCCCTGTTCTTTTATATATTCATATGATTGACtgacatgtaaatgtataatagCTCAGCAATAAACCCCAAAATTGGATTCTGGTGTGTGGGTCACTCAACACAAGATAAATTGACATACAGCCAATGTGGTTTTACTAGAAGGACACAACTATTGAATATAACAGTACAGGACAAACAAGATTCCCCAGTAATAAGAACCCGTTGTCATTAATTGTCTTTTAGTCTGCAGCAGTCCAGTAGCGAGTCCTCCTTTGGAAGGAAGTTtgtctactgtgtgtgtgtgtgtgtgtgtggtcatcaATTCAGGTGTGATGTCCAACAAAAAATCATTCCTGCCCAAATCTGAAGTTTGAATCCTGGCTCGCTGTCTCTTGATAAATCTTTCTCTGACTTAGTTTCTtacatcaagaaaaaaacaacctgcACATATCAGGGGAAAGATCTTAATTAATGCTGAACAGTAACTTTAGCTACTTTGGTAACTCAGTAACTATGCAACTCTTCTTCATGTCACGTTACTTTAACGCAGATTTAATTCAGTACAAGTGAAAAACAGCTGGAGAGCAGCAGTCAGCAGTAGAAGTAATATTCTCTTATAATACGGAATATAAGAGCATTCACTCTGATAAAATTACACTGTCTACATTATTATGTCTGTCCTGTCACATTTTGAACAGACTAAATGTCAGAAAACCACCTCATGTCCCACACAAGGAGGAACCAAATTCATAAGTTCATAACTCTAATACTTTACATTGTTTacacaaagaaaagtgaaaagaaagtgTTCAGTTTATTGTCTGTGACAATGACAAGAGCTGAAATGAGCCTTTGGTGGAACTGCTAACACCTCATTTTAAGGTAAAGTCAGAATctgttcactgtgtttctcACTGTAAAACTTTTCAAACCCCAGCTTCTGCTCCGAGCCCCATCATTAAAATCCCAGGTGATGTGAAGGAGAAGGAGTCTGTCACTATAACCTGCTCAGCTCTCACTCCCTGTCCACACTCCCCTCCTAAACTCACCTGGACTCTGCAACAAGACCCTCACACCaacatacaggaaaacacagatggaaCCTTTACAACTAAAATCCAGGAGACCATCACTCTGTCAGACAGACATGATGGATCCACCATCAACTGTTCTGCCACATATCCTGTGAATGGAGGAAGAGACATCAggacagcagagacacaagaGACGCTCAGAGTTTCATGTAAGACAAACAGAGTTTGGTATTGGATCCTGTCAGCACATGAAGCTGATTTGAATCAACAAAGTTCATGTCCTATTTTCCTCAGATGCCCCCAAGGACACGTCAGCCTCCATCAGTCCATCAGGTTTGGTGTCAGCAGGGACCTGGGTGAATCTGAGCTGCTCCAGCAGAGCCAGGCCTCCTGTCAGCAACTTCACCTGGTTCAAGAGCAGCAAAGATGGAGCCAGGACTGTGTCTGAAGGAGCCTTTTACAGCTTTAATGCAACACAGGGAGGAGTTTATTACTGTGTGGCTGCTAATGATCTTGGAAACCAGACGTCAGCACTGATCCATCTGATTATTGGAGGTAAATACTGAACTGTCTCCAGTAGAAGGACAGCAGGTGTTTCTGAATTGATTATTAATGCATTAACATGAATTCAGTTTCATAACTTAAATACTTATTTGAATGATGTTTTATGAAGAGGACAGATTGGTCCCCTTGTTAGtgaagtaataaaaaatgtcaaaacatgtcCAGAGACAACTGTTGTAGTGTGGACACAGAAAAGATGAGTTTCACTAAGAACAGGATGTTAGAAATAAACTTCCTGCTGTCGTGTTACAGGTGATCAGCTGCTCGGTGCTGAAGTTATGGTGAAAACCCTGGAGATTGTGCTGCTCGTCAGTACACTGATCATCTTTGAGTGGTGAGACCAACGTTTCTACACGACTACAGACCCACTGCTCTAATTTCACACGTTCGTTTCTAGGAGAGAATTCATTCTCAACTTCTTTCTCTTCCAGCTGGTTTAGATTGAGATCCTTCACTAAACCGGTTCAGGTATGTTACAGGATTAGATCAACAGAAGTAAAGAATCCAGCCATTTCTCTCTGTGGTTTCTAAAGAAAGACCGGACACAGGGCAGAAATTCACCACCTACAGTTTAAATGTTAGTGTTGGTATGAACTTTTACTGCCTTATTTGGTGGATGATTGTTGCTGCTGTGAGCTCCTGTATGTCGACAACACGATGCAGCAGATTAGTTAAATCCACTTGGATCTGAACCTGGACTGAAAGTCTCTGAGCTGCAGTGAGTTCACTACCACCACCCTGTCTTTGCTGGTTCATGTCCACAGGAAACACCAGCAGCAGACCATGGAAATGCAGCGATAGAGGCCTCGTCAACATGACAACCGGAGGAAGTGACGCTCACAGTTACTTCAGAGGATGAACCCAGATCTGGATGAGAAGTGTTTTTACACAGTACAAAGTAACTGTGGGATCTGTGAATAATCTTcccatttaatattttactcaaCTTTGAGAAACCAAAACCAAAGGccacaatttgtttttctccagtaAACGGGTACATCTCCATCATCAGTgggtaataaataaataatattgcacTTGCAACTTGTGAAATGGggacacttttctgataggactttgttttgatgttttctccttgacttcgatctttgctgccttgtacctcacttgtaagtcactttggataaaagcgtttgctaaatgactaaatgtaaatgtaataaatactgTGATCTCTAGGGTGTAGGAGTAATCTCCAGTCCTCACGCTGAACTGCAGCGACCACACAGCTTGTGGGAACATttctaaaagtagaaaaaatgaCTTTGCCTGTTGTCAATGTCACA is a window encoding:
- the LOC137104433 gene encoding sialic acid-binding Ig-like lectin 12 isoform X2, which encodes MSLVAAVTVNMVTVIVLLGVFFLSGALAACPQDSHLFITAPQVMEALSGSCLLIPCNFRAESGDGNLFDNTRQVFGVWIKSNSDQNNVIFNSSGTVTKYPMSIIGNLSDKNCTTLFSKLTTNYTDTYYFRIVNWPYRGTAVCDPLQINVTASAPSPIIKIPGDVKEKESVTITCSALTPCPHSPPKLTWTLQQDPHTNIQENTDGTFTTKIQETITLSDRHDGSTINCSATYPVNGGRDIRTAETQETLRVSYAPKDTSASISPSGLVSAGTWVNLSCSSRARPPVSNFTWFKSSKDGARTVSEGAFYSFNATQGGVYYCVAANDLGNQTSALIHLIIGGDQLLGAEVMVKTLEIVLLVSTLIIFECWFRLRSFTKPVQETPAADHGNAAIEASST
- the LOC137104433 gene encoding sialic acid-binding Ig-like lectin 12 isoform X1, which gives rise to MSLVAAVTVNMVTVIVLLGVFFLSGALAACPQDSHLFITAPQVMEALSGSCLLIPCNFRAESGDGNLFDNTRQVFGVWIKSNSDQNNVIFNSSGTVTKYPMSIIGNLSDKNCTTLFSKLTTNYTDTYYFRIVNWPYRGTAVCDPLQINVTASAPSPIIKIPGDVKEKESVTITCSALTPCPHSPPKLTWTLQQDPHTNIQENTDGTFTTKIQETITLSDRHDGSTINCSATYPVNGGRDIRTAETQETLRVSYAPKDTSASISPSGLVSAGTWVNLSCSSRARPPVSNFTWFKSSKDGARTVSEGAFYSFNATQGGVYYCVAANDLGNQTSALIHLIIGGDQLLGAEVMVKTLEIVLLVSTLIIFECWFRLRSFTKPVQVCYRIRSTEVKNPAISLCGF